A stretch of the Vigna radiata var. radiata cultivar VC1973A chromosome 7, Vradiata_ver6, whole genome shotgun sequence genome encodes the following:
- the LOC106768851 gene encoding hydroxymethylglutaryl-CoA lyase, mitochondrial gives MSSLEEPLGLDKLPSMNTIDRIQRFSSGACRPRVDNLGMGNCWIEGPSCSTSNSCDEDDEEEYTAETFPWRRQTRDLSRGDSFSQKTMTMGKNSLKFGAIDNSFYPSDYQYSPKSNTKNVQDMAYKFMKGIPKFVKIVEVGPRDGLQNEKNIVPTDVKIELIHRLASSGLSVIEATSFVSPKWVPQLADAKDVMQAVHNLGGVRLPVLTPNLKGFEAAIAAGAREVAVFASASESFSKSNINCSIEESLARYRAVTRAAKELSIPVRGYVSCVVGCPVEGPVPPSKVAYVAKELYDMGCFEISLGDTIGVGTPGTVVPMLLAVMAVVPAEKLAVHFHDTYGQSLPNILVSIQMGISAVDSSVSGLGGCPYAKGASGNVATEDVVYMLKGLGVKTNVDLGKLMSAGDFISKHLGRPSGSKTAIAFSRATADASKI, from the exons ATGTCAAGTTTGGAGGAACCACTTGGGCTTGACAAGTTGCCAAGCATGAATACCATAGATAGAATCCAGAGGTTCTCATCCGGTGCTTGTCGTCCCAGAGTAGATAATTTGGGTATGGGAAACTGCTGGATTGAAGGACCAAGCTGCAGCACATCAAACAGCTGCGA tgaagatgatgaagaagagtaTACAGCGGAGACATTTCCATGGAGAAGGCAAACAAGGGACCTGTCCCGAGGTGACTCTTTCAGTCAAAAGACTATGACCATGGGGAAGAACTCGTTGAAATTTGGAGCAATTGATAATTCATTTTACCCGTCGGATTACCAGTATAGTCCAAAGAGCAATACCAAAAATGTACAGGATATGGCATATAAG TTTATGAAAGGTATACCAAAGTTTGTAAAGATAGTTGAGGTTGGTCCAAGGGATGGATTACAGAATGAGAAAAACATTGTACCAACAGATGTAAAGATTGAACTGATTCATAGGTTGGCGTCTTCTGGGTTATCTGTCATTGAAGCTACTAGTTTTGTATCTCCCAAATGGGTCCCACAG TTGGCAGATGCAAAGGATGTAATGCAAGCAGTTCATAATCTGGGAGGTGTTAGATTGCCGGTTCTGACTCCTAATTTAAAG GGTTTTGAAGCTGCTATAGCGGCTGGCGCTAGAGAGGTGGCTGTTTTTGCATCTGCTTCGGAATCTTTCTCAAAATCAAACATTAATTGTAGCATTGAAGAGAGCCTTGCCCGCTATCGCGCTGTTACTCGGGCTGCTAAAGAGCTTTCAATTCCTGTGCGAGG GTATGTATCATGCGTTGTTGGATGCCCGGTGGAAGGACCTGTCCCGCCATCAAAAGTGGCATATGTAGCTAAAGAACTGTATGATATGGGCTGCTTTGAAATCTCGCTTGGTGACACAATTGGAGTTGGTACTCCGG GTACTGTAGTTCCGATGCTTTTGGCTGTAATGGCTGTTGTGCCAGCAGAGAAGCTTGCTGTCCACTTCCATGACACTTACGGGCAGTCCCTTCCAAATATTCTTGTGTCCATCCAA ATGGGGATCAGTGCTGTGGATTCTTCAGTTTCTGGTCTGGGTGGCTGTCCATATGCTAAGGGAGCTTCTGGAAATGTAGCCACTGAAGATGTTGTGTACATGCTAAAGGGACTTGGTGTGAAAACCAACGTTGACCTTGGAAAGCTCATGTCAGCTGGTGACTTCATCAGCAAGCATCTGGGCCGTCCATCTGGCTCAAAGACTGCCATCGCCTTTAGCCGAGCCACAGCTGATGCTTCCAAGATATAA